The stretch of DNA GAGTTCTACCGGATGGACGCGAGCCTCGCGCCCGTCGAGATCGCCGCGTGGCACACGAAGCTCGCGGGGCTTCCCTGGAACGAGCACAACCGCGAGAAGGCCCGGCGGCTCCTCAAGGAGGCCGGCTACAAGAGCGAGCCGATCCGCTTCATGACGACGCAGGAGTACAAGTGGATGTACGACTTCGCGCTGCTCACCAAGCAGCAGCTCGAGGACGTCGGGTTCAACATCGACCTCCAGGTGGTGGACTGGGCGACGCTGGTCAAGCGGCGGAACAACTCGAAGGAGTACGACGCCTTCACGACGGGGATCGGCGCCGCCTACGACCCGACCCACCACGTCTACCTCACCGCGGGCTGGCCGGGGTGGACCACGGACGAGGACATCCAGCGGCTCCAGGCCGAGCTCGCGCGCGAGACGGACCCGAAGAAGCGCATGGCGCTCTGGGAGCAGCAGACCCGGCAGTTCTACGAGAAGGTGCCCGTGATCCGCTATGGCGACCTCTTCGGCCTCCGCGCGATACGCACCACGGTGAAGGGCTTCAACGAGAGGACGGAGCGCATCCGCTTCTACAACGTGTGGCTCGACAAGTGAGGTGACCGCCTACCTCATCCGGAGGATCCTGGCGCTCGTCCCCGTCCTGGCGGTGGTCGTCACCGTCGTCTTCCTGCTGATCCACCTGATCCCGGGCGACCCGGTGAGCGTCATGCTCGGCCCCGACGCGACCGCGGCGCAGGTCCAGGCCACGCGCCAGGCGCTCGGGCTCGACCGGCCGCTCCACGAGCAATTGCTGAAGTTCTACGCGCGCGTCCTGCGGGGCGACCTCGGCCAGTCGTACTTCCTCGACCGTCCCGTCACGACGGCGCTCCTCGAGCGCGCCGAGCCGACGCTCGTCCTGACTTTCTCGGCGCTCCTCGTCGCGATCGTGATCGGGGTGCCCTCCGGGATCGTCGCGGCGGCGCGTCCGGGCTCCCTCTGGGACCGGCTCCTGATGCTGGGCGCGCTCCTGGGCGTCTGTATCCCCGGCTTCTGGCTCTCGCTGAACTTCATCTATCTCTTCGCGGTGCGCCTCGGCTGGCTGCCCGCGGCGGGCTACGCCTCGATCTTCACGGACCCAGTGGCCGCGCTACGCTACATGGTGCTCCCCGCCGTCTCGCTCGGCTTCAACCAGTCGGCGCTGATCGCACGCATCGCGCGCTCGTGCATGCTCGAGGCGCTCCAGCAGGACTACGTGCGGACGGCGCGCGCCAAGGGGCTCTCGCAGGGCGTGGTCACCTGGGTCCACGCCTTCCGTAACGCGCTCGTCCCCGTCGTGACGGTGATCGGGATCACGACCGCGATCCTCATCGGCGGCGCCGTCGTCACCGAGATCGTCTTCAACATCCCCGGGCTCGGCCGGCTGATCATCTCGGCGGTCCTGCGCCGCGACTACCCGGTGGTCCAGGGCGTCGTCCTCGTCACCGCGACGGCGTACGTGCTCATCAACCTCGCCGTGGACGTCCTCTACGTCTTCATCGACCCGAGGATCCGCTATGAGTGACCCGGCCCGGCGGCGTCACTGGCTCCGCCGCGTCCTCGGCAACCGCAGCGTCGTCGTCGGGCTCGCGCTCCTCGCCGTCGTGGTCTCCGCGGCGCTCGCCGCCGGCCTGATCTCCACCCACAACCCGCGGCGGCTCGACCCGCCGAACCGGCTCAAGCCCCCGAGTGTCGCGCACTACCTCGGCACCGACGAGTTCGGGCGCGACGTCTGGAGCCTGGTCGTGCACGGGGCCCGCGTCTCGCTGCTGGTGGGCCTGTCGACGACGCTGCTCACCTCGCTCGGCGGCATCGTGATCGGCCTCTGCGCCGGGTACTACCGCCGGCTCGACCTCCCGCTGATGCGCGTCATGGACGGCCTCATGGCGTTTCCCGCGATCCTCCTGGCGATCGCGCTCATGGCCGCGCGGGGCTCCGGCGTCGGGAACGTGATCTTCGCGCTGTCGGTCGTCTACACGCCGCGCACCGCGATGCTGATCCGGAGCACGGT from Candidatus Methylomirabilota bacterium encodes:
- a CDS encoding ABC transporter permease, with the translated sequence MTAYLIRRILALVPVLAVVVTVVFLLIHLIPGDPVSVMLGPDATAAQVQATRQALGLDRPLHEQLLKFYARVLRGDLGQSYFLDRPVTTALLERAEPTLVLTFSALLVAIVIGVPSGIVAAARPGSLWDRLLMLGALLGVCIPGFWLSLNFIYLFAVRLGWLPAAGYASIFTDPVAALRYMVLPAVSLGFNQSALIARIARSCMLEALQQDYVRTARAKGLSQGVVTWVHAFRNALVPVVTVIGITTAILIGGAVVTEIVFNIPGLGRLIISAVLRRDYPVVQGVVLVTATAYVLINLAVDVLYVFIDPRIRYE
- a CDS encoding ABC transporter permease gives rise to the protein MSDPARRRHWLRRVLGNRSVVVGLALLAVVVSAALAAGLISTHNPRRLDPPNRLKPPSVAHYLGTDEFGRDVWSLVVHGARVSLLVGLSTTLLTSLGGIVIGLCAGYYRRLDLPLMRVMDGLMAFPAILLAIALMAARGSGVGNVIFALSVVYTPRTAMLIRSTVLSIRETDYVQAARALGRRDLGIAFRHILPNCVGPLLVQGSFIFAYAILAEAILGFLGVGVPPYVPSWGNVIASGKNVIREAFWVSLFPGVALTLSGLSLNLLGDGLRDTLDPRLRVP